In a single window of the Raphanus sativus cultivar WK10039 chromosome 9, ASM80110v3, whole genome shotgun sequence genome:
- the LOC108827232 gene encoding 1-aminocyclopropane-1-carboxylate oxidase homolog 10 isoform X1, giving the protein MTEGYGKMGMPAFVSTKAGVKGLVDAEITELPRVFRYPPSTLSNNKPSDISGLNLTVPIIDFGEINNERNIIVSKIKDAAENWGFFQVINHCVPLSVLEDIKQGVRRFHEEDPEVKNKYCSTDVNKRFVYNNNIDLLRSSRMNWRDSFVCYIAPDAASPDEIPVACRDAVMEYSKHVMDFGALLFQLLSEALGLNSEILRKIDCLKGLFMLCHYFPPCPQPDLTLGISKHTDNSFLTLLVQDQIGGLQVLHKDYWVDVTPIHGALVVNIGDFMQLITNDKFSSAEHRVRANRDGPRISVACFFSSNLFPNSTVYEPIKELLSDENPAKYRYMTIPKYTAGYLAGGFNGKSHLSTFRI; this is encoded by the exons ATGACAGAAGGTTACGGAAAAATGGGCATGCCAGCTTTTGTCTCGACGAAGGCAGGCGTGAAAGGACTAGTAGATGCAGAGATAACAGAACTTCCTCGAGTCTTCCGTTACCCTCCTTCTACTTTATCCAACAACAAACCTTCTGACATCTCCGGTTTAAACCTCACCGTCCCAATCATTGATTTCGGAGAAATAAACAATGAAAGAAATATCATCGTTTCGAAGATCAAAGACGCAGCTGAGAACTGGGGGTTTTTCCAGGTGATCAACCACTGTGTTCCATTAAGTGTTCTTGAAGATATCAAACAAGGAGTTCGAAGATTTCACGAAGAAGATCCTGAGGTGAAGAATAAGTATTGTTCTACAGATGTCAACAAGAGATTTGTTTACAACAATAACATCGATCTCCTACGATCTTCTCGTATGAACTGGAGAGACTCTTTCGTTTGCTACATTGCTCCAGATGCTGCAAGTCCAGATGAAATTCCAGTAGCTTGCAG GGATGCTGTGATGGAATACTCGAAGCATGTAATGGACTTTGGAGCTTTGCTCTTCCAACTTCTCTCGGAAGCTTTAGGTTTGAACTCTGAGATCCTTAGGAAGATAGATTGTCTTAAAGGCTTGTTTATGCTTTGCCATTACTTCCCACCTTGCCCACAACCTGACCTAACTTTGGGCATAAGCAAGCACACCGATAATTCTTTTCTTACACTTCTTGTTCAAGACCAAATCGGTGGTCTTCAAGTTCTTCATAAAGATTATTGGGTCGATGTAACTCCTATTCATGGAGCTCTTGTCGTTAACATCGGTGATTTCATGCAG CTGATAACTAATGACAAGTTCTCGAGCGCGGAGCATAGGGTACGGGCAAACAGAGATGGTCCGAGGATTTCAGTTGCGTGCTTCTTTAGCTCGAACCTGTTTCCGAATTCCACGGTTTATGAACCGATCAAAGAGCTTCTGTCTGATGAAAACCCTGCTAAGTACAGATATATGACCATACCAAAGTACACTGCAGGATACCTCGCGGGCGGCTTCAATGGAAAATCACATTTGTCTACATTTAGAATATGA
- the LOC108827232 gene encoding 1-aminocyclopropane-1-carboxylate oxidase homolog 9 isoform X2: protein MTEGYGKMGMPAFVSTKAGVKGLVDAEITELPRVFRYPPSTLSNNKPSDISGLNLTVPIIDFGEINNERNIIVSKIKDAAENWGFFQVINHCVPLSVLEDIKQGVRRFHEEDPEVKNKYCSTDVNKRFVYNNNIDLLRSSRMNWRDSFVCYIAPDAASPDEIPVACRDAVMEYSKHVMDFGALLFQLLSEALDQIGGLQVLHKDYWVDVTPIHGALVVNIGDFMQLITNDKFSSAEHRVRANRDGPRISVACFFSSNLFPNSTVYEPIKELLSDENPAKYRYMTIPKYTAGYLAGGFNGKSHLSTFRI from the exons ATGACAGAAGGTTACGGAAAAATGGGCATGCCAGCTTTTGTCTCGACGAAGGCAGGCGTGAAAGGACTAGTAGATGCAGAGATAACAGAACTTCCTCGAGTCTTCCGTTACCCTCCTTCTACTTTATCCAACAACAAACCTTCTGACATCTCCGGTTTAAACCTCACCGTCCCAATCATTGATTTCGGAGAAATAAACAATGAAAGAAATATCATCGTTTCGAAGATCAAAGACGCAGCTGAGAACTGGGGGTTTTTCCAGGTGATCAACCACTGTGTTCCATTAAGTGTTCTTGAAGATATCAAACAAGGAGTTCGAAGATTTCACGAAGAAGATCCTGAGGTGAAGAATAAGTATTGTTCTACAGATGTCAACAAGAGATTTGTTTACAACAATAACATCGATCTCCTACGATCTTCTCGTATGAACTGGAGAGACTCTTTCGTTTGCTACATTGCTCCAGATGCTGCAAGTCCAGATGAAATTCCAGTAGCTTGCAG GGATGCTGTGATGGAATACTCGAAGCATGTAATGGACTTTGGAGCTTTGCTCTTCCAACTTCTCTCGGAAGCTTTAG ACCAAATCGGTGGTCTTCAAGTTCTTCATAAAGATTATTGGGTCGATGTAACTCCTATTCATGGAGCTCTTGTCGTTAACATCGGTGATTTCATGCAG CTGATAACTAATGACAAGTTCTCGAGCGCGGAGCATAGGGTACGGGCAAACAGAGATGGTCCGAGGATTTCAGTTGCGTGCTTCTTTAGCTCGAACCTGTTTCCGAATTCCACGGTTTATGAACCGATCAAAGAGCTTCTGTCTGATGAAAACCCTGCTAAGTACAGATATATGACCATACCAAAGTACACTGCAGGATACCTCGCGGGCGGCTTCAATGGAAAATCACATTTGTCTACATTTAGAATATGA